From a single Nostoc sp. MS1 genomic region:
- the abc-f gene encoding ribosomal protection-like ABC-F family protein, with product MQKKSILIAENLAHELSLERTLFQGINISIEQGNRIALVGNNGVGKSTLLKILAGQVHTQRGSVKKYGSVYYLPQISTIKEAINTDTLLNFLSTISDEWWQIQDIFQTRFNTEIDLQLPVNNLSGGELTKLFLAIGLSKEPDLLLLDEPTNHMDLQALESLRQFLVNFSGSFVIVSHKPFFLDQVTDVTWELTPDGLKVYGGNFSYYREQMQIELDAAMRSHEVARKELKRVQTTAMQEQQRAAQAQRNGRAKLLNGSIDRMAAGLIKSKAESSAGTAKTKHEAAVAKATQKVAETKIKTHKVTSIQLEEKNHKRRNLVNIEGANLWVSERLLIENILLNIVTGDRISIIGANGSGKSSLIKAILGTDNTTVLKSGEVFLAPSLKAVYLDQTYQLVNRQQTILENMQTANPSLNYQQLRQQLGHFLFKYDDVHKSASVLSGGELARLVIAIISISEIDLLILDEPTNNLDIETTEQMISALNEYQGAILVISHDIDFLSRINITQSFQLKAQTLQMTTYLPSQAEQYYHELL from the coding sequence ATGCAGAAAAAATCAATATTAATAGCTGAAAATTTAGCTCACGAACTCAGCTTAGAAAGGACTTTGTTTCAAGGGATAAATATAAGTATTGAGCAAGGTAATCGCATTGCTTTAGTTGGGAACAATGGTGTCGGTAAATCAACACTTTTGAAAATACTTGCAGGTCAAGTTCATACCCAAAGAGGTTCTGTAAAGAAATATGGTTCTGTCTACTATTTACCTCAAATTAGTACTATTAAAGAAGCAATCAATACAGATACATTGTTAAATTTTTTAAGTACTATTTCTGATGAATGGTGGCAGATTCAAGATATTTTTCAGACGAGGTTTAATACCGAGATTGACCTACAGCTACCAGTGAATAATTTAAGTGGTGGTGAACTAACAAAGTTATTTTTGGCGATTGGTTTATCTAAGGAACCCGATTTATTATTACTTGATGAACCAACCAATCACATGGATTTACAAGCATTAGAAAGCTTGAGGCAATTTCTAGTAAATTTCTCTGGTTCATTTGTGATTGTTTCTCACAAGCCGTTTTTCCTCGACCAAGTTACAGATGTTACTTGGGAACTAACACCAGATGGCTTAAAAGTTTACGGTGGTAATTTTTCTTACTACCGAGAACAGATGCAGATAGAATTAGATGCAGCCATGCGATCGCACGAAGTAGCTAGGAAGGAACTCAAGCGTGTCCAAACTACGGCGATGCAGGAACAGCAGCGTGCAGCACAAGCTCAACGCAATGGTAGAGCTAAGTTACTCAATGGTAGTATCGACAGAATGGCAGCCGGACTAATTAAAAGTAAAGCCGAGTCTTCCGCCGGAACAGCTAAAACCAAACATGAGGCGGCTGTAGCTAAAGCTACTCAAAAAGTTGCAGAGACTAAGATTAAAACCCACAAGGTAACGAGTATCCAATTAGAGGAGAAAAATCACAAACGCAGAAACTTAGTTAACATTGAAGGTGCGAATCTTTGGGTATCAGAACGCCTACTGATTGAGAATATACTATTAAATATAGTCACTGGCGATCGCATTTCCATTATCGGTGCAAATGGTTCTGGAAAATCCTCGCTTATCAAGGCAATTCTAGGAACAGACAACACAACTGTCCTAAAATCTGGTGAGGTTTTCCTTGCACCCAGTCTCAAGGCTGTGTATCTTGACCAAACTTACCAATTAGTCAACCGCCAGCAGACAATTTTGGAAAATATGCAGACTGCTAACCCCAGTCTCAACTATCAGCAGCTACGCCAACAGCTAGGACACTTCTTGTTCAAATACGATGATGTCCACAAAAGTGCTTCCGTATTGAGTGGTGGTGAATTAGCTAGACTAGTGATCGCAATTATTAGTATTTCAGAAATTGACCTATTAATTCTCGATGAGCCAACCAACAACCTGGATATAGAAACCACTGAGCAAATGATATCAGCCCTTAACGAATATCAAGGTGCAATTTTGGTTATCTCCCACGATATCGACTTCCTGAGCCGCATTAATATCACCCAAAGTTTTCAACTAAAAGCACAAACCTTGCAGATGACAACATATCTACCCAGTCAAGCAGAGCAATACTACCACGAATTACTGTAG
- a CDS encoding Uma2 family endonuclease, which produces MTIAHELESQKDISQDVIFPPGDLWSDEPPLETELHLRQIILLLQCLEWLWRDRNDFYAAGNLTIYYSPRQLKSEYFRGPDFFVVLGTERKTRKSWVVWEEDGKYPNVILEILSDSTAKTDRGLKKTIYQDTFRTPDYFWFDPYTQEFAGFHILDGKYEPLQANEQGYLWSQQLELYLGVHQGLVRFFTVDGELVPTPEEEAQQAHLQVQQAQLQAQQAQQKAERLAAKLRELNIDPDTI; this is translated from the coding sequence ATGACCATTGCCCACGAATTAGAATCACAAAAAGACATCTCGCAAGATGTAATATTTCCCCCTGGTGACTTATGGAGTGACGAACCGCCCTTGGAAACGGAACTACATTTACGACAAATAATCTTACTTTTACAATGTCTAGAATGGTTATGGCGAGATAGAAATGATTTCTATGCGGCGGGAAACCTGACTATTTACTATAGTCCACGTCAACTTAAATCAGAATACTTTCGAGGCCCGGACTTTTTTGTCGTGTTGGGAACTGAACGTAAAACTCGCAAAAGTTGGGTTGTGTGGGAAGAAGATGGTAAATATCCCAACGTGATTTTAGAAATATTGTCTGACTCAACAGCTAAAACAGATAGAGGTTTAAAAAAAACCATCTATCAAGATACCTTTCGTACACCAGATTATTTTTGGTTTGATCCTTATACACAAGAATTTGCCGGGTTTCATATATTAGATGGAAAATATGAACCTTTACAAGCAAATGAGCAAGGGTATTTGTGGAGTCAGCAGTTAGAGTTATATCTAGGAGTTCATCAAGGATTAGTACGGTTTTTTACAGTGGATGGTGAATTAGTACCCACACCAGAAGAAGAAGCACAACAGGCACACCTACAAGTACAGCAAGCACAGCTACAAGCACAACAAGCACAACAA
- a CDS encoding serine/threonine protein kinase: protein MSDPNINRVLGNRYQLQELIGSGAMGKVYCAKDVLLGGVPVAVKFLALSMHNEKMRLQERFEQEAKTCALLGQRSIHVVRVMDYGVDENKVPFYVMEYLQGQSLSQVIRKQNLSLSRFVSITRQICLGLQSAHDGIPVDGKVYPIIHRDIKPSNILVIQDPSFGELVKVLDFGIAKLLQSNGDQTKFYLGTLAYSSPEQMEGKELDNRSDIYSLGVMMFEMLTSKMPLVAPTHSFGAWYKTHHLQPPRTIADISSELAIPQVLESLVMRCLAKTAKERPQNIGEILQVLDSVEQQLSKYSFRQDNQNEYQPTATLTLNAAAQPEVNVDSQPSLPKEKVTHNTSWPQNKPIADIVFPQPINVNGETVPALWIMLSEAEIYKRLSCTRYNQFLFITAPHPMLLWITVIHNRQYGAKWLPYYLDLKTTMAQEIVSLLIKTGDYRLLFFARESPNRCSHVLTATVAPIQRQRLQQWLAVARTFVSSGDPRMSKNLLKGEYQKIKPQVLAKLAAINTDTPVNLYG, encoded by the coding sequence ATGTCAGACCCCAACATAAATCGTGTTCTTGGCAATAGATACCAGCTTCAGGAGTTAATTGGTTCTGGAGCGATGGGTAAAGTTTATTGTGCTAAGGATGTTTTGTTGGGAGGTGTTCCTGTTGCGGTAAAATTTCTTGCCTTATCGATGCACAATGAGAAAATGCGTTTGCAAGAACGCTTCGAGCAAGAAGCGAAAACCTGTGCTTTACTTGGGCAAAGAAGTATTCATGTTGTGCGAGTGATGGACTATGGCGTAGATGAAAATAAAGTACCTTTCTATGTCATGGAATATCTACAAGGGCAAAGCCTCAGCCAAGTAATTCGCAAACAAAATCTATCTTTATCCAGGTTTGTAAGTATTACGCGACAAATTTGCTTGGGTTTACAGTCCGCTCATGATGGTATTCCTGTTGATGGCAAGGTTTACCCAATTATCCATCGTGATATCAAGCCTAGTAATATTTTGGTAATTCAAGACCCCAGTTTTGGAGAATTGGTTAAAGTTTTAGATTTTGGTATTGCTAAATTATTACAGTCTAATGGCGACCAAACAAAATTTTATCTGGGAACATTGGCTTATTCTTCGCCCGAACAGATGGAGGGCAAAGAATTAGATAATCGATCGGATATCTACAGTTTAGGTGTGATGATGTTTGAAATGCTCACAAGCAAAATGCCGCTAGTCGCACCTACCCATTCTTTTGGTGCGTGGTACAAAACTCATCACCTGCAACCGCCACGTACTATTGCTGATATTAGTTCTGAGTTAGCAATTCCCCAAGTACTAGAAAGTTTAGTTATGCGATGTTTAGCTAAGACAGCGAAAGAACGTCCTCAGAATATCGGTGAGATTTTGCAAGTTTTAGATTCTGTGGAACAGCAACTGAGTAAATACTCATTTAGGCAGGATAATCAAAACGAGTATCAACCCACCGCTACCTTAACTCTTAACGCTGCGGCTCAACCAGAGGTAAATGTAGATTCCCAGCCATCTTTACCTAAAGAAAAAGTTACTCATAATACTTCTTGGCCTCAAAATAAACCAATCGCTGATATAGTTTTTCCTCAGCCTATCAACGTCAACGGCGAAACTGTACCAGCTTTGTGGATAATGCTATCGGAAGCTGAAATCTATAAACGCCTCAGTTGTACCCGTTACAATCAATTTTTATTTATCACAGCGCCTCATCCTATGCTGTTATGGATCACAGTAATCCATAACCGTCAATATGGAGCTAAATGGTTGCCCTACTATCTTGACCTCAAAACTACTATGGCTCAAGAAATAGTCAGTTTGTTAATTAAAACTGGTGACTATCGGTTACTATTCTTTGCCAGGGAATCACCAAACCGTTGTTCTCATGTTTTAACAGCCACTGTTGCGCCGATTCAACGTCAACGACTGCAACAGTGGTTAGCTGTGGCAAGAACATTTGTGTCATCTGGTGATCCCCGAATGAGTAAAAACCTGCTTAAAGGAGAATATCAAAAGATTAAGCCCCAAGTATTAGCTAAGTTGGCGGCTATTAATACAGATACTCCAGTTAACCTGTACGGTTAA
- a CDS encoding ABC1 kinase family protein yields the protein METTYSDKAYRWNRENYSSKRRFVDIWSFVLTLMFKLWRYNKSWSYPGGVTEAKQAARRKAQAVWIRNTLLDLGPTFIKVGQLFSTRADIFPSEYVDELAKLQDKVPAFSYEQVEKTIEQELGKKIPELFHSFEPIPLAAASLGQVHKAVLHSGESVVVKIQRPGLKKLFEIDLQILKGIARYFQSHPKWGKGRDWIGIYEECCRILWEEIDYLNEGRNADTFRRNFRGHDWVKVPKVYWRYASPRVLTLEYLPGIKISQYEAIEAAGLDRKVLARQGAQAYLMQLLNNGFFHADPHPGNIAVSADGALIFYDFGMMGQIKSNIREGLMQTLFGIAQKDGDRVVQSLVDLGAIAPVEDMGPVRRSVQYMLDHFMDKPFENQSVAAISDDLYEIAYNQPFRFPATFTFVMRAFSTLEGVGKGLDPEFNFMEVAQPYAMQIMTDMNGSDGNSFLNELSRQAVQVSTTAFGLPRRLEDTLEKLERGDMRVRVRSIESERLLRRQGNIQIGITYALIISGFTLSATILLVNHYVWLAVVAGLIAAAVSVTLIRLLLRLDRYDRMY from the coding sequence ATGGAAACTACTTATTCAGATAAGGCTTACCGTTGGAATCGAGAAAACTACTCTAGCAAGCGGCGCTTTGTGGACATTTGGTCTTTTGTCTTGACCTTAATGTTCAAGCTTTGGCGATACAACAAATCTTGGAGTTATCCTGGCGGTGTTACGGAAGCAAAACAGGCTGCGCGGCGTAAGGCTCAAGCAGTCTGGATTCGTAATACTCTATTAGATTTGGGGCCGACTTTTATTAAAGTCGGGCAGTTATTTTCTACCCGTGCAGATATATTTCCTAGCGAATACGTAGATGAGTTAGCCAAGCTACAAGACAAAGTACCGGCATTTAGCTATGAGCAAGTAGAAAAAACTATTGAGCAAGAATTAGGTAAAAAAATTCCCGAACTATTCCACAGTTTTGAGCCGATACCTCTAGCAGCCGCTAGTTTAGGTCAGGTACACAAGGCTGTGTTACATAGTGGGGAATCTGTGGTTGTGAAAATACAGCGACCCGGATTAAAAAAGTTATTTGAGATAGATTTACAAATTCTTAAAGGTATTGCCCGATACTTCCAAAGTCATCCTAAATGGGGCAAGGGACGCGACTGGATAGGGATTTACGAAGAATGTTGTCGCATTCTTTGGGAAGAAATTGATTACCTTAATGAAGGGCGTAATGCGGACACTTTTCGGCGGAATTTTCGAGGTCACGACTGGGTAAAAGTGCCTAAAGTTTATTGGCGTTATGCTTCGCCGCGCGTCCTAACGTTGGAATACTTGCCAGGAATTAAAATTAGTCAATACGAAGCCATAGAGGCCGCAGGGTTAGATAGAAAAGTACTAGCTCGTCAAGGCGCTCAAGCCTACCTCATGCAGCTACTAAATAACGGCTTTTTCCATGCCGATCCCCACCCAGGAAATATTGCCGTTAGTGCCGATGGCGCGTTGATTTTCTACGATTTCGGCATGATGGGGCAGATTAAATCCAATATCCGCGAAGGGCTAATGCAAACGCTGTTTGGCATCGCTCAGAAAGATGGCGATCGCGTAGTCCAGTCTCTCGTAGATTTAGGCGCGATCGCTCCCGTAGAAGATATGGGGCCTGTGCGGCGTTCGGTGCAGTATATGCTCGACCACTTCATGGATAAGCCCTTTGAGAATCAATCCGTCGCGGCGATTAGTGATGATTTATACGAAATAGCTTATAATCAACCATTTAGATTTCCTGCAACTTTCACCTTTGTGATGCGTGCTTTTTCCACCCTAGAAGGGGTAGGCAAAGGCTTAGATCCAGAGTTTAACTTTATGGAAGTTGCCCAACCTTATGCAATGCAGATTATGACCGATATGAATGGTTCAGACGGCAATAGTTTCCTGAATGAATTAAGCCGCCAAGCAGTCCAAGTTAGTACCACTGCTTTTGGATTACCACGCAGATTAGAAGATACCCTAGAAAAATTAGAACGCGGGGATATGCGAGTGCGTGTGCGTTCTATAGAATCAGAAAGGCTCCTGCGGCGACAGGGAAATATTCAAATTGGCATCACTTACGCTTTGATAATCAGTGGATTTACGCTTTCAGCTACTATTTTGTTAGTAAATCATTATGTATGGTTAGCAGTGGTAGCTGGTTTAATTGCCGCAGCCGTTTCAGTAACACTGATTCGCCTGCTTCTGCGCCTCGACCGTTACGACCGTATGTATTAA
- a CDS encoding anhydro-N-acetylmuramic acid kinase, translating to MSLTEASALPQRVIGLISGTSVDGIDAALVEISGTDLDIKVELLAGETYPYPADLRERILAICAGEAISMLELAQIDDAIAQAFAQAAQKIQEGHQPAVLIGSHGQTVYHRPPQAREVGKKNLGYTLQLGRGDLIAYLTGITTVSNFRVADIAIGGHGAPLVPRVDAFLLSHPHESRCIQNLGGIGNVAYIPPRTDNWLSKIRAWDTGPSNSLLDLAVERLSSGTKTYDEGGKWAASGTPCYSLVEQWLTQEYFHLPPPKSTGRELFGVAYLNQCFQDAEPYQLSPADMLATITELTVASIVHSYRTFLPQMPQRVYLCGGGSRNLYLKQRLQLALDTIPVLTTDEAGLNADFKEAIAFAILAYWRQLGLPGNLPTATGAPAEVLLGEIHLA from the coding sequence ATGTCTCTCACTGAAGCATCTGCCCTTCCCCAGCGCGTTATAGGTTTAATCAGTGGCACATCTGTAGATGGTATAGATGCAGCCCTAGTAGAGATTTCTGGTACAGATTTAGATATTAAAGTCGAGTTGTTAGCAGGAGAAACATATCCTTACCCTGCGGATTTAAGAGAACGCATATTAGCAATTTGTGCAGGTGAAGCTATTTCTATGTTGGAATTAGCGCAAATAGATGATGCGATCGCCCAAGCTTTTGCCCAAGCTGCCCAAAAAATTCAAGAAGGTCATCAGCCAGCAGTTTTAATCGGTTCTCACGGTCAAACTGTGTATCATAGACCACCACAAGCAAGGGAAGTAGGGAAAAAGAATCTTGGCTACACCCTCCAGCTTGGCCGGGGTGATTTAATTGCTTATTTAACAGGAATTACCACTGTCAGTAATTTCCGTGTTGCAGATATTGCCATTGGTGGTCATGGTGCGCCCCTTGTTCCCAGAGTTGATGCCTTTTTACTAAGCCATCCTCATGAGAGTCGTTGTATTCAAAATTTAGGTGGCATCGGTAATGTCGCTTACATCCCACCTCGTACCGATAACTGGCTTTCAAAAATTCGCGCTTGGGATACTGGCCCAAGCAATAGCCTATTAGATTTAGCAGTAGAACGTCTCAGTAGTGGTACTAAAACTTATGATGAAGGCGGTAAATGGGCAGCCAGTGGAACTCCATGTTATTCCCTAGTAGAACAATGGCTGACTCAAGAATACTTTCATTTACCACCACCTAAATCTACAGGTCGGGAGTTGTTTGGTGTAGCTTACCTAAATCAATGTTTCCAAGACGCGGAACCATACCAACTCAGCCCAGCAGATATGTTAGCAACAATCACAGAACTAACGGTAGCGTCCATTGTTCACAGTTACCGCACCTTTTTACCTCAAATGCCACAACGTGTATATTTATGTGGTGGTGGTAGCCGTAACCTGTACTTAAAACAAAGACTACAACTAGCCTTAGACACAATTCCCGTCCTCACCACAGACGAAGCAGGCTTAAACGCAGACTTTAAAGAAGCGATCGCCTTCGCCATTTTAGCCTACTGGCGACAACTAGGTCTTCCCGGCAACCTACCCACAGCCACAGGCGCACCAGCAGAAGTTTTGTTGGGAGAAATTCATCTAGCGTGA
- a CDS encoding NblA/ycf18 family protein: MNQPIELSLEQQFSIRSFATQVQNMSHDQAKDFLVKLYEQMVVREATYQELLKHQWGLDSGSTMA, translated from the coding sequence ATGAACCAACCTATTGAACTGTCCTTGGAACAACAATTCAGCATTCGCTCATTCGCAACTCAAGTACAAAACATGAGCCATGACCAAGCTAAAGATTTTTTAGTCAAGCTTTATGAGCAAATGGTTGTCCGCGAAGCCACCTATCAAGAATTACTCAAACATCAGTGGGGCTTAGATTCTGGCTCCACTATGGCATAG
- a CDS encoding Stp1/IreP family PP2C-type Ser/Thr phosphatase, whose protein sequence is MKLIFTGLSDPGLIRSNNQDYYYIDPEGRFFIVADGMGGHAGGEEASRIATTEIQAYLTSNWDAPEPSPKLLEQALWRANTAIVQDQQNHPERADMGTTVVVVMFRGEPWCGHVGDSRLYRFRQTQLEQVTEDHTWVARAIQVGDITAEEARVHPFRHVLSRCLGREDLHQVDVQPLDVKAGDRLLLCSDGLTEELADNAIADQLQHTSILEKSAHSLVEAAKEQGGHDNITVVLVALE, encoded by the coding sequence ATGAAACTGATCTTCACGGGTCTAAGTGATCCGGGGCTTATTCGTTCCAATAATCAAGATTATTACTATATCGACCCGGAAGGGCGATTTTTCATTGTTGCTGATGGTATGGGGGGTCATGCAGGGGGTGAAGAAGCCAGTCGCATCGCTACAACCGAAATTCAAGCATATTTGACATCTAATTGGGATGCTCCTGAGCCATCGCCTAAATTACTAGAACAAGCTTTATGGCGTGCTAACACAGCCATTGTCCAGGATCAGCAAAATCATCCTGAACGGGCTGATATGGGTACTACAGTCGTCGTGGTCATGTTCCGTGGCGAGCCTTGGTGCGGTCATGTTGGTGACTCCCGCCTGTATCGCTTCCGCCAGACACAGCTAGAGCAAGTTACAGAAGACCATACCTGGGTAGCAAGAGCCATCCAAGTCGGCGACATCACCGCCGAGGAAGCCAGAGTGCATCCATTCCGCCATGTGTTATCCCGTTGTTTGGGTCGAGAAGACCTACATCAGGTCGATGTACAACCCCTAGATGTGAAAGCAGGCGATCGCTTACTCTTGTGTAGTGATGGTCTCACAGAAGAATTAGCCGATAATGCGATCGCCGATCAGCTGCAACACACCTCCATCCTAGAAAAATCCGCCCACTCCCTAGTAGAAGCAGCCAAAGAACAAGGCGGTCACGACAATATCACCGTCGTCCTAGTCGCCCTTGAATAG
- a CDS encoding DUF6825 family protein, protein MSNPLVQAFFVGRAVAEVINERLEVAFTDALSEIGKFDAEAREQLRQFTDEVLERANRASAATGAGQTTTGSGQTVSESVDLQANIDELRAEIALLRNELQRYRSSSV, encoded by the coding sequence ATGAGTAATCCTCTCGTACAAGCATTTTTCGTGGGTAGAGCTGTAGCCGAAGTGATCAACGAGCGTCTAGAAGTCGCTTTTACTGATGCTTTGAGTGAAATCGGTAAATTTGATGCGGAAGCTAGAGAGCAACTACGTCAATTCACTGACGAAGTATTAGAAAGGGCAAACCGAGCCTCTGCTGCGACTGGCGCAGGACAAACAACTACAGGTAGCGGACAAACTGTCTCTGAATCAGTTGACTTACAAGCCAACATTGACGAGTTAAGAGCAGAAATCGCCCTATTGCGTAATGAGTTACAACGTTACCGCAGCAGTTCAGTATAG